A part of Gossypium hirsutum isolate 1008001.06 chromosome A07, Gossypium_hirsutum_v2.1, whole genome shotgun sequence genomic DNA contains:
- the LOC107948527 gene encoding probable WRKY transcription factor 46 — protein MEKTMDWEQSTLLNELTQGRDFTNMLRKHLHPSSSPETRQVLLDKILCSYDKALSLLNCSGYMVETKPRVSTLGSPESDASDKKDMFKKRKTSSGWSEQIRVCSATSLEGPLDDGYCWRKYGQKDILGSNFPRGYYRCTHRFSQGCLAGKQIQRSDEDPTIFEVKYRGRHTCNQVSHLVATPKEKGNHYREKQQVEEKQKQSEELLLSFETGLKVNTEDLDNRENIFPSFSFPIESEEVQNGLLRNSLMKNISPAFVSPATSESNYFSVSAFHMGSFDFSQNVQTSESELTEIISAPASVTNSPIVDLDISSLEKLEFDQSFPFDNPEFFTNFLQ, from the exons atggaaaaaACGATGGATTGGGAGCAAAGCACTCTTTTGAATGAGCTAACACAGGGAAGAGACTTTACTAATATGCTAAGGAAGCACCTCCATCCATCTTCATCCCCCGAAACACGCCAAGTCTTGCTTGACAAAATACTCTGCTCCTATGACAAAGCTCTTTCGTTGCTGAATTGTAGTGGTTACATGGTTGAGACGAAACCCAGGGTTAGCACGTTGGGATCCCCTGAAAGTGACGCCTCTGATAAAAAGGATATGTTTAAAAAGAG GAAAACATCTTCAGGGTGGAGTGAGCAAATAAGGGTTTGCTCCGCGACGTCATTAGAGGGGCCTCTGGATGATGGATATTGCTGGCGAAAATATGGGCAGAAAGATATTCTTGGATCCAATTTTCCAAG GGGATATTATCGATGCACTCATCGTTTCTCGCAAGGCTGCTTAGCCGGTAAGCAAATTCAAAGATCAGACGAGGACCCAACAATCTTCGAGGTGAAATATCGTGGAAGACATACCTGTAACCAAGTCTCTCACTTGGTTGCTACGCCCAAAGAGAAAGGCAATCATTATCGGGAAAAGCAGCAAGTTGAAGAGAAACAAAAGCAATCCGAGGAATTGTTGTTGAGTTTTGAAACAGGGCTTAAGGTTAATACAGAGGACTTGGACAACAGAGAGAAcatatttccttcattttctttccCCATTGAGTCAGAGGAAGTTCAAAATGGGTTATTGCGTAATTCCCTAATGAAAAACATATCTCCGGCATTTGTGTCACCAGCTACATCTGAATCCAACTATTTTTCAGTGTCAGCGTTCCACATGGGCAGCTTTGATTTCAGCCAAAATGTGCAGACTTCGGAATCTGAACTTACAGAAATAATCTCTGCACCAGCTTCAGTTACTAATTCACCCATTGTCGACCTCGATATTTCATCACTCGAGAAGCTGGAGTTCGATCAAAGCTTCCCATTTGATAATCCTGAGTTCTTCACTAATTTTTTACAGTAA